The following proteins come from a genomic window of bacterium:
- a CDS encoding DUF4337 domain-containing protein, whose translation MSQDKKEPWLNWLALTTVILAVCATLSTFRGGGYSTRSVMSQTQASDQWAFYQAKSIKSYLYDLQMDKLRLEMKTEGTELTPAALVEYQKLIDEYAGKVETYKAEQKEIMAEAKRFEEVRNDAQKHGQTFGIAVIYLQIAILLSSIAALLKKKMVWLAGTSLGAVGVVYFINGFFMFF comes from the coding sequence ATGTCTCAGGACAAAAAGGAGCCCTGGCTCAACTGGCTGGCCCTCACCACAGTAATTCTGGCCGTCTGCGCCACCCTTTCCACCTTCAGGGGCGGCGGCTACTCCACCCGCTCCGTCATGAGCCAGACGCAGGCTTCCGACCAGTGGGCCTTCTACCAGGCAAAGTCGATAAAGAGCTACCTTTACGACCTCCAGATGGACAAACTCCGCCTCGAAATGAAGACCGAAGGGACCGAGCTGACCCCCGCCGCCCTTGTCGAGTACCAAAAGCTGATTGACGAGTACGCGGGCAAGGTCGAGACCTACAAGGCCGAGCAAAAGGAGATAATGGCGGAGGCCAAGAGGTTTGAGGAGGTGCGCAACGACGCCCAGAAGCATGGGCAGACCTTCGGGATAGCTGTAATCTACCTTCAGATAGCGATCCTGCTCTCCTCCATCGCCGCGCTGCTCAAAAAGAAAATGGTCTGGCTGGCCGGAACCTCGCTCGGAGCGGTGGGGGTAGTCTACTTCATCAACGGCTTTTTCATGTTCTTCTAA